One Thermoanaerobacter pseudethanolicus ATCC 33223 genomic window, AGTTCTTCATAGGCTTTTACTGCTTGCATTAAACCCCTTATTTTCGCTGGCACATGTCCAATATTTATCGGATGAGCCCCATTTCTATCTATTATTGCATTTGTTTCTATCACCACATCATCTGGCAAATCTGCGATTGTACCATTGTTTCTCACATTGACCACATGTATGTCTTTTTTGTCATTATATATTGAACTTATCAGGGAGCAAGCAGCATCAGAATAATGAGCTCCTCCCCTTTTTTCTAATTGCGGCGGTTTTATATTCAAATTTGGGTCTTTATATAATTCAAATAATTCTTGCTCTACCTTTTTAACGACTTCTCCTCTTGTGCCTACTGTAGCAGCTTCTTTTTTCTGTTCATCAAGCATTTTATCAGTTAAATAATAATATCTGTGATATGGACAAGGATACATGCCCAGAGATTTTATAAATTCAGGGTCCCATGGAAACTCAGGTATATTTTTCATTGATAAAGATTTAGCGCCCGCAAAACTGTCTATTAGTTTTTCTGTCACGTCTTCTCCATCCAGGTAAATATGGGTACCCCATACTAAATGATTAAGACCTGCAAAATCTATATTCACTCTTTTTGGGTCAACACCAAGTATTTCTGCAATACCATATACCATGCCTATCGGTACATTGCATAAGCCAATAGCTTTTACATTTGTATGTTTTAAAACCGTTTCTGTTATAACTCCTGAAGGATTCGTAAAATTAATAAGCCATGCGTTCGGCGCAAGTTCTTCTATATC contains:
- a CDS encoding 6-phospho-beta-glucosidase, with amino-acid sequence MSKKDLKIAVIGGGSSYTPELIEGFIKRYEELPVRDIYLMDIEEGKEKLEIVGGLAKRMVEKAGIGINIHLTLDRREAIKDADFVVTQFRVGGIDARIRDEKIPLKYDVIGQETTGPGGFAKAQRTIPVILDICRDIEELAPNAWLINFTNPSGVITETVLKHTNVKAIGLCNVPIGMVYGIAEILGVDPKRVNIDFAGLNHLVWGTHIYLDGEDVTEKLIDSFAGAKSLSMKNIPEFPWDPEFIKSLGMYPCPYHRYYYLTDKMLDEQKKEAATVGTRGEVVKKVEQELFELYKDPNLNIKPPQLEKRGGAHYSDAACSLISSIYNDKKDIHVVNVRNNGTIADLPDDVVIETNAIIDRNGAHPINIGHVPAKIRGLMQAVKAYEELTIEAGVKGNYYTALQALTIHPLVPSATVAKKILDDILEQNKEYLPQYK